DNA from Misgurnus anguillicaudatus chromosome 13, ASM2758022v2, whole genome shotgun sequence:
caagagaaaacgcttccccgccaatgacgagtatttccgtctttccgcaataccgctattatccacttcCCCAACTTTTTTAAAACCGGAAATATTGCCcaatggcaagctgctgcatgtccgtgtctgttttaaagatcgctctgaatgtgatctctatgaaaagtctgtcacaaaaatggaattatctctgctttttgctcaaaatgtggtgtttttgcagaaacctacccatatttaaaagctgattacaaaaggacttctgaaggtaggatgaaacagttttttttgtttgaaagcagacggtctgttctttcatttggtatattgtatgcttatatatttgaagaagaacattttctggaaggtattaaacttttgtgaaaatcatgaaaaacgctggcgctggctggcaacttttttaaaaaatgctggcggtgaaagagttaaaggtaggttataacattttaaaaaatgccaaCGGTAGTggactagcaatgaaatcacgttCCCACTctccattcaaatcgccatccaaagtcacgcctctttaaaaacacatgaacacgcaccgatcagacggtcacatctaatgtctcattcaccagtgagaaaactttgcagaacaaagtgaataacattatcaaaataaccaacataaacaactgttttacatcagaattagttaaagcacacttttGGTAACTTTGGTAACTATATTGTTAcgcaaattttcagctaaagcggagataattccattttatGAAGAACTTTTCTAAGAGATCAAAtacagagcctgatcaaaacttagtgtttttagtgttgagtgaatgcgttaGTGTTTAAGTTTGGTAAGAttgccacccagtggataataacGGAAATATGGATTGAGGTAGACACTTCTGAGGGaacattttctctttattgacgagatgactcaacaaaaTTTATTgccatttatctggatatcgccattaattgtgcaattgtagacaaattaaaaatatgattaaagacggtgtttattttcataaatcagtacgcagcaacagtggcgcagtgatacttatgtaatgcgatctgaaccgtggggttaccggggtattttattgtcacaagccaggggctggctgctacttgttaagccacgccccttctcaacttccacctcgaggaggtccccaaaaccaacccaatgaccagacaacaacgaggacaggtaagtataaaacaatattctttatttatttaaatatttaaaatgtactgggaattggggaaagggaaattaaaactaatgtccggctctgccctccagggggCCACGGCCGAATGAGTGACAGAGGGTGGGGGGTTGCGTCGAGGAAcaggctcccgcctctggttccttCTGCCCGTGGCGCACtactcttccttcctggaggcagaataaatcaAAATCGGTGTTGGTATAGACTTTTTCCTGTCCGTGTACCTGTGTGTAGCTCACGGCGCTTCACCGCCTATCTCACACAGCTCCTCGTTTGTCGTCTCACTCTCCTTccctgttctctctctctccacaggctacAGCTGGGACACGAGGACACAGTGGATCGATCTCAAagggtttctctcacctcttcacCGACTGCAGCTTCTTGGTAAGTATGGGTTTCCTTCCTAGCTCGTTTCTTTAGCACTCACACTTGTTCTCTCTACTCCTCCACAGATGACAGCTGGGACagaaaggcacagtgaatcgatttccaatggttctctcacctcgtcgctgactacagcttctggtaGGTAGGGTTTTCCTTCACAGCTCGCCTCCTTAGTGCCCACGCTTGTTCTCCTTCTTCCTCCACAGATGACAGCTGGGACACacagggacacagtgaatcgtttgcaatggttctctcacctcgtcgctgactacagcttctggtaggtatggctctcttcacagctcggtatctcagcgttcacgctggctctctctctctctccacagacgacagctgggacacagggacacagtgaatcgtttgcaatggttctctcacctcgtcgctgactacagcttctggtaggtatggctctcttcacagctcggtatctcagcgttcacgctggctctctctctctctccacagacgacaactcttcgctgactacagcttcggGGTAGGTATGGTTCTCTGCACAGCTCTCACAACACACTCCTCATCCCTGTTGATCGGCAGACTTAACAGGTTATGCGGTATTTTacagggtggcggacttacgataGCTGGCTACGCAATGCGTCAACTGGACAGTGGTTTCTATATGACGCCGGGGACCAAgaccctctcggcgagctcgttggtctaCAGAGGGGCCAGGacgtcacgccggcacaccgggtcgagtgctgccctttcctcgagacccgttggtcaaTCGAAAACTGGActggggcgccctttcgtcgagacctcggggcggcggatctccttcgcctctagCTCTGCGATGATGaaaagacacaggtaaggtagcaaTATTACATGTAATACTCACACACCGCCAGTtgcacagttcttcaccgccactcctaaaCACAAGTCCGCCAAGCGTTTGGTTGCGAAAATACTTTGAGATGCCACTCCGTGATTTTaagactgaaacacactcacagcataatcatatACAGGTTTTACTCTAGGACCGCTTTCCTCTTCGTCGTCCCGGgacgagtgactggaggcggggttACGTCTGACCagacacagcaatctcactgcaatacacagcattgTGAGTATACATCTGTGGAAAAGTGGTGTTGGGGGCTGGAAACCGCCCTGTCTATGTATCTGGAGTCATTGCAGTGTGAAATCAACCTAGGGGAACGTGAGACGAAGAAAGTACAGTAGTTGTGAGTAACAGAATCCCTTtaacagcaccacttcaagtgaaaatttctacatccaaagactcacccaccacgcttaGTGCACACAATACACACCCGTCTTCCTTCACTTCGCTCTGGGCGAGAATATGGAGATGGTAACGCGGCCTAGTGTTTGTTTTCGTCACTGTAGCTGTTTCAACACAAGGACCCTTcagctcacccaccacgctggtTCAGGGGTAGGGCCACCCGCTCTCTCTTGGAAACACTCAAAAAGATATACAGGTCAAGTACATGCAAAACACTTCCATAAAGGGATTCTGTTACTCACAACTACTGTACTTTCTTCGTCTCACGTTCCCCTAGGTTGATTTCACACTGCAATGACTCCAGATACATAGACAGGGCGGTTTCCAGCCCCCAACACCACTTTTCCACAGATGTATACTCACAATGGTGCGTTTCTTCTTCCTTCGTTTCTCTCATCCAAAATCAGTATCCGTTTAATCTTCAACCTGTAAGGTCTTCGATATCTTCATCAACGTAAGTCTACGATCcaaaacgagagagagagcaagtacAGCGATCCAAATAGAGTATCAGGCGAGCCCAACTCAGCGCTACGATACACACCACCAACAGGGATAACAACACCCAAACCGTGGtttaacctcttaaaccctgaggacccagtcccgggtacaaaatttcgtattttgactcaaataaaatattcttttaatctttaatggtccatcatggaccccagtaacacatatgagatactgtttgaaagcttagactctctactttctccagatatgcatcactttgagaaatcttttactgtaagaaagttatttacacttaatttacactatcaccccccccccataattttttatatgatttaatattcacatatttcatatttttcaagtatgacaaacatgggcaagtcttatatcaactgaaagctctcattctcaggaataaggctacagcgttatttttgttctattatcaacacatatccaacaatagttgaatgaataataaggtaaaaaatcgtcttttgtaaacatatgggaaaattgagtgtggactgcctcagatagcacatatagccacaaatgatacaccatcttttctcttaggtcctactctaaaaaatgagtccattcacagcattttcttaggttgtgtgcatgaataatcccttgttatttattatatgtccaaaacaaaaaattcatatttatatgaaaaatgtattttcggacacttcagtaaaatgaaaataaattttgaatgcgacatgctaaagagatcattctttttttgggtgtttactgtctgctgctggtaacaaccagaactgtctgcagtctgctagagcacacagaaccagagttatacactatcagaggcagtatttacaacatataaaaagaaaatttggtgtttcctcatatgaaaaacaacataaataacactatttgtcacaaacagcagctttttatgtaactttaaagggttttctttaaaatgatataaagcaattgcatttattccactgtatgtggttatggtagcacttcaaatgttttttggcagaaatttaactccataagcgtattattcctcccatcagttggagtaaaataacttttgcatagattatgatagagaaaaaaatattttttcctctgtaagctggcaattgctggaatcaaacaaaactgtctgcagggagctgaggcactcagggccagagttatacacttttaaataaaaactttagaaaaaaaaacatcaaaaagcgcctatttatttttgtgtttattagaggactgacatcacatacaaccatgtttagcactttcaacagtgttttatgtaatttcaaagggtttcctgtaaaatgataccaaacatttgtatgtaaacctctgcatgtgggtatgggaagcttttgaaattgggtaggccaaatccaggcgaaaatccccaaaatagcttcagggtggaagaagttaaaCTGCTCTTAAATACTCTCCTGGGTGTTGCCATcctccaatcacccggcgctcctctaAATAACTCACAGCTGTACGTagtttggctgattacagccctcgcgatgctaccggatgtccggtgttttctcttcccggtccgggcggaaacatccgggcggaaccaaactttcccaacttttggttccgcctaaaagattgtcactcctgtgacatcaTCACGGCTTAGAATGTGTTTCTAACAATTAGAAAGAAGGACCAGAACGGGCCGTTTTATaatagttgtttttaaacaattattgtatttattgtttactggaaGTTTCTGGAAGTTTCTATGAAAGATTTTACTGGATtgatttgtaaatacagatcatgaaTGCATGTGTGCAACATACACATTCAGCTCTTGTTCATGGATTATggacaaaaacaaatgttttgtagaaaTTTACTGTGTTTGTATTAGCtgttatggcaacccctaactgcacaaattatgtggGTCTTCTTgaattttataataaacattaaacagccgatcaaaacggcacacttgtgtccttccgttagctttagtggctcaccatAAGTCATAAACAagaaagctcaaagatggcggcgcccACATTTACGACGAAAAACAGGTGGCTAGCATGCTAGTACTGAGGTAAATGAGATCAGTTTTGTCCACTCATTTCAGTGTCTCctttcattttctaatgatAACATGAAGAAGCAGCATTTAGGAATCTTGCTTTTAATGGTTTTTTTGACATCTCATGAAGactttagtttatttattgaATGGAATATGTTCAAGAGGCTTTATGTAACACTATGATGTTGTatttcacttgaaatgtatGTTAAGGGGTTATTTTGTACTTTGATGCCTTGACATTGGCTGTGGTATTTGAAATAATTATGAGGTTATGGGCTGTGTACCAATGTGctagattttttaatttattctaAAGATTTTTTACTGTTACCATTGTACAGATTAGTAGCATTTTTGTGAGCTAAATACTGCTATAAGAAAGTGACTGAATTCACATAAAAGTTATTTTGTCTTGTAATAACTTATAATAATTTTGCTGAACAACCATACGATTGAGGGGGGAACACTGTGTCTACATCTGGTGGTGACACTTCTGCCCCCTTGGCCCCCTGCTGCAAAGGGTTCCTCAGACAAACAAATCAAGAGCAACACAGAGCCAAGGTGCATACATACTTCAAGAAAAACAGGCAATGAATGCTTTGCTCAAAGTTGTCTCAGTATATTTAGGATACAATAGGAGAAGGCATTTTAACATTGAAAAAACCACACACTATATTTTGCTCTGAAATAACATACTTTATTAATATTCACTGTATAATTCTCATCAAAATAATTTCGGCATCCCAGAATGTGATATTATCAACACAGAATTTACCGCAGGAGCTAAGCCTCATCAATAAACAGAATCTAAAATCCATAACTGGTTTAAAGAACAGAGTTCCTGTTTATAACGGGAGTCATTGAATACGAATGATATTGGGGTCAGAGGTCACACGCTTGGACAGGAAATAGAAATTTCTCACAGTAACTATATAGAAATGTATCAGAAACTTAGTCAAACAGCATCAGTTTAATCTTAAGCAAACAGCGGAAATGTGATTAGCATCTTTAACTCAACATTTGAttgttgttttgtgtgtgttttacttTCTTAGCCCCTTTGCCTTAGTTGGCAATCTTTAACCCAGTCAAAACTATTCCAATTAACATGGTTAATGTTTCTAAAAAACAAAGTAAATTCTTTCAAGCAcagttttaatttaaatgttacaGTTCAAAATGTGATGAAACATCAGGTGAGATTGCTGGGGACACTGGAGTACAACATGCAATCCTGTTCCAACCTACATAACAATGTTCACATAATAACATTATCATGTTTAACAGATAGCTCGGGTTGAATTCCTCTTGTGTTTTTACGCTCTATCAGTGTTTCTGTTTTCACATAATTCCTCTCTGTGCCTGTTACTGCCCCCACAGTTTCCCCTAACTGCCCCTGAGCAGCAGGATAGGTAGTGACCATAGCAGAGGTGGTGGATGGGACATGAAGATGCCCTGGGTCCGGCACGGTGGCCTCCATTACACCCATGTTGGATGATTCTACACTGATAGGAATCATGTAAATCACCTGAAGATGAAACAGAACATGGGGTGCTGTAAAATCTGATATTTTACCGTAAATCTTGGTGTCACTTGCTCTGCATCGAAAAGGATGACTTTGAATTTGATAGATCCAACTAGTCTAAGAGAAGTACGTAGGTGTTTCCCCCCGAACCCTAACCCTACCCCCCACTCGACacaagcgcacacacacacacacacacacacacacacacacacacacacacacacacacacacacacacacacacacacacacacacacacacacacacacacacacacacacacacacacaaacacattgtggACAATAGTGGAGTTATGACTATGTGCTAAAGTCTCTGACACACTAAAATCCCACATAATCCCTTTGTTTAAAACATGAACAGTCAGCACTGATGTGTATCTGATGTCaaagtataattaaaataattcctTTAATTTCAGGTTTATGTTCAAGGGTCATGCAACAGCAAAAGCTACTGCGTATGTGAATGGTATGATAAGAAACTATTTGTTCTTGTATATAGTGTTAAATAAAAAGTCTTATCTTTACCTGAGCTGTTTGTCCTTCCTCTGAGCTGCCGGAATCTGCCTGAAAAATAATAAGACATatgaatatgtgtgtatatataaatatatgttagGGTGCATCAAAAAAACACAATTCTTGAATTTTGATATGGCTGGGTGCTAAAAGTGTCCCAATACATGTAGAAACAacacatgcaaaatatttttctaGTACATGATGATTTAGGGGTGCTACCGCAGATCTGTTTTTGTTGGATAAAGTTAACAGTGCTCCATGCTCGCCATGGAGATCTGAGGTAAACAATACTACAGCTCAAGAAAACTGAGCTGATATTTCTGTTTGAGGTGATCTTTTGGTGTTGGGTATGTATTATTACATATTACTATCATATCAGTTGGAGGAGCATCTTACAGTGATGGTTGGAGATGCAGAGTGGCTGAAACTGCTTGGTGTCCCGGcgtatagacccttttacagctcaTGTAATCAAATAGCCTGCACGCGCATttaggcaacagaagtggtgttattccccattggttctaacgtgttagcaagtttattaaaacggtttcccagcatcaaaatgtctggttgttacttttttttgtcatctgctaacgtcttctatccactccactataatACACGGATCTCATATCTGTGtagaaaaagttgataaagtcaactttttaaaataactttctctgtctgtgttgcttcactgttGATTCTtcccatacttccgttgccttGTCATCactgtgtacaaacagtaaaagggtctataagaAGCAGGCCAATGAGGCATGTGGAGTGATCATTGCCTGGTTGACATGCAAGTTGCTGTGGGACTGGTGCAGTGCTGACCAGGTTGTCAACATGGCATTTGACCCCACTGCGTCAAACACCGGCCATCTTACAGCAGCCTGTATCGCCATACAGCTCTCACTGGGCCGACCACTGCTTTGGTCTGGGTGCCGGAACTATTTGGTGAGGTCCTCCTGAACCAGGTTTTCATAGACCTGAAGGTGGAGTCATCACGCTCACCAGAGGTTACCTTGTTTACACATCTGTAGGCAGTTGAACATGAACGTAACCAACAGCCAAACCTTCTCCACTGCAAACGCAAGCTAATCCCTGAATAGGATGTTACTCTTGGGTAGCAGGTGGGGAGACATATCTGCGGAGAGATGCACTGGCTAGGCTCAGAGTTCAGGTTCCAtttcctctctctttctccctggTGATGTTGCTCAGTGAAGCAGACTCTGGCACAGACTAAGCAATTAAGTTTGAAGTTAAGTTAGTGTCAGCTCTTACCATTAGGCCATGTTAGTTGCCAGTAAGTTAGCCACtatcactctaaaaacaaacgtgctaaatagcaccaaaagtggttcactggctcgtaatcatagtggaactattttaagtgccatataacACCTATGTAGCACCTGTATAGATCCATGTTGTGCTATAGACCTCTTCACATtttacgtcacaggcggttcccactgcgcatgtcggggtcagaaaagtcattacagcagattgagttgcgtattattcggcaTCGTCATCGTTGCGTTGTGGGCTTtaaaaatcgcaccaggtcaaaaatctcaaaaacaaaaaaatacaacatctgtggcGGCAAGCAATTAAAAGTGCAGACTGTGACAAtacaaagatcaaagaggcttgtgtttgtagtgctcacttcatttcaggtaagtcattatttttcagccctgtcagattaaactagaaagcctaaattgtatgaacagtttgaccccatgctgcgcgcgcacccgatagtcattcaatgtttacaaaccttaaaagggtctatatagaaccatatctggtgctatagtggtgctatatcacccccgtatggttcttcataggtgctatactaaaaatgtttcccctatgattacgagccaacaACCACCTCTAGTGGTATCCAGCACTCATTTTCTTTAGAGTGGagggtttgtttttttaaatgtgtcagtATCGCCCCTTGAGTGGTACAATTAAGTCAATCTAACTTAATATGTGTTGCCGACATCCATCACTGGTGCACAAAATTCAGGGTAAGGCCACTTGAACATATTCCATTGACCTCCATTCATTTTGTCTATAGGACAATTGAATAGAGAATCTTAAAAGTTGAATTCTGAGAAATGCCCAAGTTGCCCAAAGGGCAAACAAACAACTTTTAATTTGATAATCCTATAGAACATATTACTGTATAAATGTTCACTGTACTCAACATTTCCAGGTCAACCTTTTGGCAATTAGACTAAAAATTTCCCATTTTTCGAAATTTCGCCCAAGTTCATGTGTTAGGTGGCACCCCTAAATTTCAATAGAATTCCTCAAAACATTGCAAAagtcatttttatgttaattggaACAAAATGCAATGCCAGACAAATtgatattttgaaattaaaatttcCCATTCAAATTtgatgcatatatatatatatatatatatatatatatatatatatatatatatatatatatatatatatatatatatatatatatatatatatatatatatatatatatatatatatatatatatatatatatatatatgtgtgtgtgtgtttgtgtgtgtgtgtgtgtgtgtgtgtgtgtgtttgtttgtgttaaaATAGATTCAGCCTAAAGAAACCTTACAATTACAGCTGGCTGGACAAATGAATACACCTGAAATTACAGAAAAATCACCAAAATAAACACCCATAAACACACATACTAGGCTATTTGTTTCTTGTAAAATGAAATTTTTACTTGAGAAAGTACAGAATCTGATTATATCTGTCTGAAAAGATCTCAATAGTTTGGAAATTTATAGCTTGATTTACCTGCATAGGAAAGTTAAATGGGAGAAAATTTGACATCTGCATCTAAACAGAGAGAAAAATTAGAAATACTTTAGATCAGatcaaaaaatgtaaacttagAGCTGAATTTTACCTGTCCCTGCAGAGATAAAGACTCAGTTGGGAAAGTGGGAGGATCAGGAGCAGGATCAGCAGCTAGATCAGGGGCAGGACCCTGGACAGGCCACGAGTTAATTGCAGGTTGGAGAAACGCACCATTTGTGTTTAAAGGCTTGAACTCACTGTGAGTGCTGATCTTGCAGAAAATCACACAGAATTTTAAGAACTACCAAAGACCAAACACACACTTTATACCTCTCAGTACACATATGTACACATGCTGATCTTGCTTTGATGTGCC
Protein-coding regions in this window:
- the LOC129431027 gene encoding uncharacterized protein → MNADYQTCRTHSALDICIMLHFYTSEKMLKILLTVCLFGILSQPTDQVPVGGGFSFLLYPGSVHGLYKPQGGVIPMATFEQNTVHHHNPQAHQSKISTHSEFKPLNTNGAFLQPAINSWPVQGPAPDLAADPAPDPPTFPTESLSLQGQMQMSNFLPFNFPMQVYSFVQPAVIADSGSSEEGQTAQVIYMIPISVESSNMGVMEATVPDPGHLHVPSTTSAMVTTYPAAQGQLGETVGAVTGTERNYVKTETLIERKNTRGIQPELSVKHDNVIM